The stretch of DNA CCTTTTCACGCCACATGCCCTGCGCACGCGAATAGGCTTCAACCAGTGCGATACGGTCTTCGTCGCGACCGGTTGTGTTCATATAGTTGAGCGTTTCGCGGTCGATGGGGAAGAAGCCGCAGGTCGCGCCATATTCCGGACCCATGTTTGCGATGGTCGCACGGTCGGCCAACGTCATGTTTTCAAGGCCTTCGCCGAAGAATTCGACGAACTTGCCGACAACACCCTTCTTGCGCAGCATTTGTGTCACGGTCAGCACGAGGTCGGTCGCGGTCACGCCTTCCTTGACCTTGCCGGTCAGGCGGAAGCCTACGACTTCAGGCAAAAGCATGGAAACCGGCTGGCCGAGCATGGCAGCTTCCGCCTCGATACCGCCTACGCCCCAGCCAAGAACGCCAAGGCCGTTGACCATCGTGGTGTGGCTGTCGGTGCCGACACAGGTATCGGGATAAGCGGTGGTTTCGCCATCTTCTTCCTTGGTCCACACGGCCTGCGCCAGATATTCAAGATTGACCTGATGGCAGATGCCGGTGCCGGGCGGTACGACGCGGAAATTCTTGAATGCCTGCTGACCCCATTTAAGGAAGCGATAGCGTTCGCCATTACGCTCATACTCAAGATCGACATTATGCTGGAAAGCCATCGGATTGCCGAAATCATCGACAATGACCGAGTGGTCGATGACGAGATCGACAGGCACGAGCGGATTGATCTTTTCGGGATCACCACCCAGCGATTTCAGGCCATCGCGCATGGCGGCAAGATCGACGACTGCGGGAACGCCGGTAAAGTCCTGCATGAGTACGCGTGCCGGGCGATAGGCGATTTCTGCACCCGCCTTGCCGCGGTCGGCAAGCCATTTCGCAACGGCTTCGATGTCTGCTTTCTTGACGGAACGGTCATCCTCGAAGCGGAGCAGGTTTTCGAGCAGAACCTTCATGGAAAAAGGCAGCTTGGAAATCCCTTCCAAGCCATTCTTTTCGGCTTCTGTCAGGCTGTAATAGACATAATCCTTGCCATTGACGGTAAGGGTCTTGCGGCATTTGAAACTGTCGATGTGCGACACTGCGTTCGTCCTTCATGCTACTGGCCGGAAAACCAGGACGAACGCCTAGGCTGCGTTTCAAGGACGCGCCAAGGTGCGGGTGCAGTCATTTCCGCTGTCCGTCCCGAGGCCTGCGACTTTCAAATCTTTCGATTTTGCGGGGCAACAGGTGTTTGAGATCGGCCAAAAATGGTTTCCACACCGACCGCTGGCATGGTAGCCACCATATAGATAGTTTTCTAAAACGATTCCAGACAGAATCGTATCAATTTGCCCCCTTGCGGCGAAATGTTGCGATAGCCCGTTTTGCCGCCGTTTCGAATGTGCCAGAGCGGGTTCAGGAGAGAAAATGCAGCTTGTGGCCGAAAATCTGGCGGGGGAACGCGGCGGCGAGACGATCTTTGCGCAGCTTTCTTTTTCCCTTTGGCGGGGTGAAGCGCTTGTTGTGACTGGCCCTAACGGCTCGGGAAAATCGACGCTTTTGCGAATCATCTGTGGGCTGCTGCCAGTGGAAGCCGGCAGCATAAGATTGCGCGATCATGGGGAAAATCTGCCGATACGCGCTGCCTGTCATTATCTCGGTCACCAAAACGCCATGAAGCCCGCATTAAGCGTGCGCGAAAACCTAGGTTTCTGGCAACAGTTTCATGGCGACCAACAATATGACATTACCGAGGCGCTGGAGGCGGTGGATCTGTCGGGTGTCGAGGAACTACCCTTCGGCTATCTTTCGACGGGCCAAAAACGCCGCGTTTCAATCGCAAAGCTGCTGGTCAGCCACCGTCCGCTGTGGATCGTTGACGAGCCGACTGCGGGTCTCGACAAGGCTTCAGAAGCGCGCTTTGCGCAATTAATGCTCGATCATATGGGTAAGGGCGGCATGGTGATTGCTGCAACCCATATTCCGTTGGGGCTTGAAGGTGTCAACAGGGTTGATATGTCCGATTACCCATTCGAGGCCGCGTGATGGGAGCCTTGTTTATTCGCGATTTGCGTCTGAGTTTTCGTGCTGGCGGTGGCGCGCTGATCGGTATTTTATTTTTTCTAGCCGTCATTTCCGTAATGCCCTTCGGCGTCGGCCCAGACCTCAATTTGCTCGCACGCATCGGCCCGGCGATGTTGTGGATCGGCGCGCTTCTGGCAACGCTTCTCGGCCTTGACCGGCTGTTTCAGGCCGACCGCGAAGATGGCTCGCTTGACCTGCTGTTGATTGGCGCGGAACGGCATATGCTAACGCTGACCGTCTTCATGAAATGCTTGGCGCATTGGGTGGCAAGTGTGCTTCCACTGGTGGTCGCGACCCCGCTGCTGGGGCTGTTCATGAATATGGAGCCCTCGGGCATTGGTGCGACGGCCTTGACACTTTTGGTTGGAACGCCCGCCATAACCTTCATCGGTGCGGTCGGTGCGGCACTGGCCGTAGCCCTTCCACGCGGTGGCCTGCTCGTCTCCGTCATCGTGCTGCCGCTGACCATTCCGGTGCTTATTTTCGGCGTTTCGGCTTCTTATGGCGCAACGGGCGATGTCGAGCCGTTTCTGGCGCCGTTCCTCATTCTATCCGCATTGACGCTGTTTTTCGCGGTGCTGGGGCCGCTTGCCGCGAGTGCTGTGCTCAAAGGTTCGGCGGATTGAACATGATCCTGAAAAGTGAGAACTGGCTTTCAGATAAGATCATGTCTGGCGGATTGACGCAGTTGATTACAGTCAATTGAACGCCATGGGGTGGCAAGGTAAGTATAGCGCATGACCAAAGTCACCACGAAACCCACAAGCTGGCTTGATCTTGCCAATCCAACGCGTTTCCTTGCTTTTGCGAGCAAGGTTTTGCCGTGGTTGGGGCTTTTATCAGCACTTTTTCTCGCAGTGGGTCTATACATGGTGTTTCTGTCGCCCGACGATTACCAGCAAGGCCTGACGGTGCGCATCATGTATATCCATGTGCCTTTCGCATGGCTTTCGATGATGTGCTATTCGATCATGGCGCTCTCGGCACTGGGAACGCTTGTGTGGCGGCATCCGCTGGCTGACGTGTCGATCCGCGCCGCAGCCCCATTGGGTGCGATGTTTACGGCTTTGGCGCTCGCCACCGGCTCGCTCTGGGGCAAGCCGATGTGGGGTACATGGTGGGTGTGGGATGCGCGTCTCACCTCCGTCTTCGTTCTGTTCTTGATGTATCTTGGCATTATCGCACTGTCGCGGGCCTTTGCCGATCCTGCCAAAAGTGCAAAGCCGGTGGCGGTATTGACCCTTGTCGGCTTTATCAATGTTCCGATCATCAAATTCTCAGTCGACTGGTGGAATACTCTGCATCAGCCCGCTTCGGTGTTTCGTATGGATGGACCGACCATCGACGGTTCGATGCTGCGCCCGCTTTTCGTGATGGCGATTGGTTTTACGCTTTTGTTCATCACGCTACACATAATGGCGATGCGCAATGAAATCTGGCGCAGGCGTGTTGCCTCGATGAAGAAGCTTGCCGCACGTAGTGCCGACCGCAACCGGCAGCCAGCGGGAGAGCGTCTATGAACACGCATCTTGGCTTCGTCATCATTGCCTATGGCGTCACTGTGGTGGCGCTTATGATTACCATCTGCTGGATCATAATCGACCAGCGCTTGCTAAAGCGCGAATTGCAGCGGCTTGAGGCGCAAGGTTTGCGCCGCCGTTCGGCAAAGCCTGTTTCCGAGACCGCATAATGAGCGATAAAACCCAAAAACCTGCTGGTGCAAGCCGCCGCACGGCGCTGATCGCGCTTCTGCCGCTCTTGATTTTTGTGGCACTTGCGGGCGTTTTCACTGTTCAGCTTTTATCGGGCAAGGATAATTCGACCATTCCGTCAGCCCTGATCGGCAAGCCTGCGCCGCAGACCGATCTTTCGCCCGTTGAAGGACTTTTGCGCGATGGCGTGCCGGTGCCGGGCCTCAACAGTGACGATTTCAAGGGAAAACTGACGCTGGTCAATGTTTGGGGGTCGTGGTGCGTACCCTGCCGTCAGGAGCATCCGCTGCTGATGCAGATCGCCAAGGATGAGCGCATCCGCGTGGTTGGCCTCAATTACAAGGACGAGCCGGAAAATGCGCGGCGTTTCTTAGGTGATCTCGGCAATCCCTTTGCGGCGGTGGGTAGCGACCGAACAGGTCGCTCGGCGATTGAATGGGGCGTCTATGGCGTTCCCGAAACATTTCTGGTCGGCCCCGACGGCAGGATCCTATACAAGCATGTCGGGCCGTTTACTAAACAATCGGTGCGGGACGACCTGATGCCAGCGGTCGAGAGGGCGCAGCAATAATCAATGAATTTCTGAAATGAAAAAACCCCGCATATGCGGGGCTTTTGCTTTTTCTATCTCAATCCGGCAGTTTTCTGACAGCGCCCTTGGCAGCACTTGTTGCCATCGCGGCATAGGCTTTCAACGCGGTCGACACCTTGCGCTTGCGGTTTTCAACCGGCTTCCACCCGCTCTCGTCCTGTTCGGCACGGCGTTCGGCAAGTGTCGCATCATCGACGGCCAGATGAATCTTGCGGTTGGGGATATCGATATCGATGATATCACCCTCGCGCACCAGACCGATTGTGCCACCTTCGGCGGCTTCTGGGGAAACGTGGCCGATGGAAAGCCCCGACGAGCCGCCCGAAAAACGCCCATCGGTGATCAGCGCGCAATCCTTGCCCAGACCTTTTGATTTGAGGTAGCTGGTTGGATAAAGCATTTCCTGCATGCCCGGTCCGCCGCGCGGGCCTTCATAGCGGATCAGTACAATGTCACCCGCCTTGATCTTGCCGTTCAGAATGCCGAGCACGGCACTATCCTGGCTCTCGAAAATACGCGCCGGTCCTGAGAACTTGAGGATCGAATCGTCCACGCCCGCCGTCTTTACGATGCAGCCGTCTTCAGCGAGATTGCCATAGAGAACGGCGAGACCACCATCCTGAGAAAAAGCGTGTTCTTTTGCGCGAATGACGCCTTTTTCACGGTCGGTATCGACGCTGTCAAAGCGGCGCTCCTGGCTAAAGGCCACCTGTGTCGGCACACCGCCGGGGGCTGCGCGATAGAACTTATGCACCATGTCGCTCGTTGTGCGCGTTACGTCCCAATGATCAAGCGCCTTGCCAAGCGTTTCGCTGTGTACGGTCGGGAGCGTCGTGGTCAGAAGCCCTGCTTTTTCAAGCTGGCCCAGAATGCCCATGATGCCACCAGCATGATGCACGTCTTCCATATGCACATTGGCGATAGCGGGCGCCACTTTACACAAAACCGGTACGCGGCGTGACAGCCGATCGATATCGGCCATCGTGAAATCGACTTCCGCCTCTTGTGCGGCAGCCAACAGATGCAGCACCGTGTTGGTGGAACCACCCATGGCGATATCGAGCGTCATGGCGTTTTCGAAAGCCTCAAACGTGGCAATCGAACGCGGCAAAACGGAAGCGTCGTCCTGTTCGTAATAACGGCGTGCCAGATCGACCACCAGATGACCGGCTTCGACAAAAAGCCGCTTGCGGTCGGCGTGTGTTGCAAGTGTTGAACCGTTGCCCGGCAGCGAAAGGCCGAGCGCTTCGGTGAGGCAGTTCATGGAATTTGCTGTAAACATGCCCGAGCATGAGCCGCAGGTCGGACATGCCGAGCGCTCGATGGCCTTGACCTGATCGTCCGAATAATGATCGTCTGCGGCCGCAACCATGGCGTCGACCAGGTCGAGTTTCTTCACCTCGTCGTCCCAAACAACCTTGCCTGCTTCCATCGGCCCGCCGGACACGAAGACAACCGGGATGTTGAGACGCAGTGACGCCATCAGCATGCCGGGCGTGATCTTGTCGCAATTGGAAATGCAGACCATCGCATCGGCACAGTGCGCATTGACCATATATTCGACCGAGTCGGCGATCAGCTCGCGCGAGGGCAGCGAATAGAGCATACCGTCATGGCCCATGGCGATGCCGTCGTCGACCGCAATGGTGTTGAATTCCTTGGCCACACCACCTGCTGCTTCGATCTCACGCGCAACAAGCTGGCCCATGTCTTTCAAATGCACATGGCCGGGCACGAATTGCGTAAACGAATTCACTACCGCAATGATAGGCTTGCCGAAATCATCGTCCTTCATGCCTGTGGCGCGCCACAGGCCGCGAGCGCCGGCCATATTGCGACCATGGGTGGTTGTACGCGAACGATATGCGGGCATTTTCAAACCTTTTAGGAACTCTTCCAACTTTGCAGCCGGTATGACAGAACGGTATTTGCCATGCAAAGCGCAAATTGCCCCATATCGCCATCAAGGCTGGTTTTGGGGCGGTGCCTGAAGCTGCTTGCGGATTTGCGATCAGCGAAAATATCCATGCGGATGACATATTCGCTGCTCTGGACAGATCAAACCTACCACTTTCTTGTTATAATGCAAAAGAATTTACAATTTAAACGTAAGAAAGTTGCTCTGGTGCTTTCAGGCGCTGCCGGCTGCTCGACTATCTGTGACTGAAGCGAAGGCGGATGCCAGCGTGCGGGTCAGCACAGTGGGGGCGATGGGCTTATGGAAAACCGGAATTCCCGGATAACGTGCCGCAAGCTTTGCAGGCAGACCGCCGCCGGTGTGGATGACCACGAAAGTGTTTGCCTTCTTCAAACGGTCCAGAACCGGTTCGACATTGCCATCGATCAGGTCGACGTCGAGAATCGCGGCATCGACTTTATGTGTGTTGATGAGATCAAGGGCTTGCCGGACGCTGCCGACTGGCCCGATCACGGTGCCGTTGGCGTCTTCTACAGACGCGGCGACGTCGAGTGCTACGAAGATTTCATCCTCGACGACTAGAATCCGGCGTTGTTCAAGATCGTTCATCACGTTTCTCGCTGCCTCCTTGAGGTTGGCGCTACGAAGAAAATGCGCGAGCGCAGACAGGAGTTCCCTTCATCGACAGAATAAACCATTTAAGGTGAATCAATTCTTTACCGCAGGAGAAGGGGCGGACGTCGAAAAATCCCATGCCAAAAAACCGTCAGAAAGCAGTAAAAGTCAGTGTGGTCAGCGAGCGCACGATATTGGGAATGTTGAGCACGTTCTCGTTGATGAACTTGCCGATATCATCACCCTCGGCGACATAAATCTTGGCCAGAAGGTCAAACTCGCCGCTGGTCGAATAAAGCTCGGAGACGATCTCGCGCTGGTATAGCTCATCTGCCACTTCATAGGTCTTGCCGGGCGCGCACTGCAATTGCAGGAAAACGGGTTTCATATCTCTTCCTTTCGCCAAGGGCGTAGATTGACTGCTGAAGCTGACGATATTTCTGGTTCAAACACGGACAGGCAGCGGAAATCAAGTACTCAAAAATGAGTGTCGCAACGCTTCAACATTGTCGACGCGATGGATCACATTGCGGTGAGCCGTGGTGATATTGAAACAACATTCGTGTATTGCCGTGTTTCAGGAGTTTATAAACGTACTATGAAATTCATTCCCGCTCTATTTTCCGTCTTTCTTTTGTCTCTGGCAACCGTCCCAGTTCCCGTGTTTGCAATGAATGCGTCTATGCAAGCCCAGCTCGAAAAGCTCGATCCCGAGACGCGGCTGGAACAGCGGTGTGATGTCGAGGCCATGGAGCGCATTGCGCGCGAACACAGCAACTATGATGTGGACAAGGCGCTGGCCTATGCTTTTTCAGATACTGTGGTGAAAAAGAACGTCTTGCGGGCGGATGGTGCGGCATTTCGCAGCCGCGAACACTGGTACCAGCTTTCTTACATTTGCAAGACGGATGATGCTCACATTAAGGTTCTGTCTTTCGAATATAAGATTGGACCGGAAGTGCCGCAAAGCCAGTGGAGCAAGCACTATCTCGTTCCATGATTTTCTCGACCTATGGCAAGGGAATTTCCGGAATTCCCACGGATCATAAAATCATGATCCCCTGTAAATTTATGGAACCTCTCGCTCTGCGATAGATTATTATTGCTCGGGTATTTTTGGAATGGTGTGGAAAAATTATTCCTGAAACACTTGGAATGCTGCGCGGATTTTTCGTTGTCGTATTAAATATTGGGTGGCTTGTAGCATCCCGTTGATGAAGACCTCTGATACTGTCCTGATAATGGAAACATGGAGGCGGACATGAAACGATCGAGATTTTCACTGACCATTGCATCCTTTGTGGCGTTGGCTTCGCTTGCCGCCACCGTTCAGGCAAGCCACGCGGATCAGACGCTGTTGAACGTGTCCTATGATCCGACACGCGAACTCTACAAGGATTACAACGCGGCTTTTGCCAAGCATTGGAAAGATGAGACGGGCGAGACTGTTACCATCCGCGCCTCGCATGGTGGCTCTGGCAAGCAGGCGCGTTCGGTGATCGACGGCATCAAGGCCGATGTGGTCACGCTGGCACTTGAAAGCGATATCGACGCTATTGCCGATCTTTCCGGCAAGATCGACAAGGACTGGCGCAAGCGCCTGCCCAACAATTCCGCCCCCTATACTTCGACCATTGTTTTCCTCGTGCGCAAGGGCAACCCAAAAGGCATCAAGGACTGGGGCGATCTGGTCAAGGACGGCGTCGAGGTCATCACGCCCAATCCTAAAACATCAGGCGGCGCGCGCTGGAATTATCTGGCAGCCTGGGCATGGGCGCATAAGGAATATGGCGGCGACGAGCAGAAGATCAAGGAATACATAACTGAGCTGTTCCGCCATGTGCCGGTGCTTGATACCGGCGCACGTGGCTCTACGACGACTTTTGTACAGCGCCAGCTCGGCGATGTGTTGCTGGCTTGGGAAAACGAAGCCTATCTGTCGGTGGCGGAGTTTGGTGAAGATGCCTTCGATATCGTCGCTCCGCCTCAGTCGATTCTGGCCGAGCCGCCCGTGGCGCTTGTCGACAAGAATGCCGAGGAAAACGGCACCACGAAACTCGCACAGGCCTATCTCGAATATCTTTATTCACCTGAAGGGCAGGCGCTTGCTGCCAAGCACTTCTATCGCCCGTCCAAGCCGGATGTCATTCCTGCCGATCAGCAGCGTGAGTTTCCAGCCTTGACGCTGGTGACGATCGATGATCCGATTTTCGGCGGATGGGCAAAAGCGCAGCCCGAGCATTTTGGTGATGGAGGAACCTTTGACCAGCTTTACAAGCCCGGCAAATAACGGGTCCAGTCGATAAGGGGCTCACATGACAAGCCGAACAGCATCAATAAAGAGGGAACAAAATAGAGTATGGCTTCGCTCCCTGCACATGGCGTTGCTAGGTGGCACTTTAAAAAGCCGAGCGTTATTCCTGGTTTCGGACTGACGTTCGGTTTTAGTGTTGCCTATCTGACGCTTCTTATTCTCATTCCGCTCGCAGCGCTCGTGCTGCGTTCGACCGATGTTGGCCTCTCCGGTTTCTGGCGGATCATCACCGACGAGCGCACGCTTAAAGCGCTGGAAACAAGCTTTGGTACGGCTTTTATAGCGGCAATGGTCAATGTCGTCTTCGGCGTTATTCTGGCCTGGGTTCTGGTGCGTTATCGCTTTCCGGGACGGCGGTTTGTCGATGCAATTGTCGATATTCCTTTTGCGTTACCCACGGCTGTGGCCGGTATTGCGCTGGCTTCTATCTATGCGCCCAATGGCTGGATCGGCAGCCTGCTTGCACCCTTTGGCGTGCGCGTCGCCTTCACACGTCTCGGTATCATCGTGGCACTGATTTTCATCGGCCTGCCTTTCGTCGTGCGCACCGTTCAGCCGATCATGGAGGAAATCAGTCGCGAGGTAGAGGAAGCCGCAGCAACCCTGGGTGCCTCGCGCCTCCAGACCATTTTTCGCGTGCTGCTGCCGAGCCTTCAGCCTGCGATCCTGACCGGCTTTGCGTTGGCTTTTGCACGTGGCGTCGGTGAATATGGCTCGGTCATCTTCATTGCCGGCAATACGCCCTATGTTTCTGAAATCGCACCCTTGCTGATCGTTATCAAGCTTGAGGAATATGACTATGCCGGTGCCACGGCATTGGCCGTGGTCATGCTGGCGCTGTCCTTTGCGATGCTGTTTGTGATCAATCTCATCCAGGCATGGGCACGCAGGAAATATGCTCATGGCGCATGAAACCACTGTCCCCAAATCCAGCGCCGTGACCGAAAGCCTTGCAACCCGTATCGTGCTGATTGTGGTAGCACTGCTGTTTATCGCCTTGTTCCTGATCCTGCCGGTGGTGGCGGTTTTCGTCGAGGCGTTTCGCAAGGGGGCGGGCGACTATTTTGCAGCGCTCGTCGAACCTGATGCATGGGCCGCGATCAAGCTGACGCTGACGGTTGCAGCCATTGCCGTGCCGCTCAATCTGGTGTTCGGCATTGCCGCTGCATGGGCGATCGCCAAATTCGAGTTCAAGGGCAAGGCGCTGCTCACCACCTTGATCGATCTGCCGTTTTCCATCTCGCCGGTGATATCAGGCCTCGTTTTCGTGCTGCTGTTTTCAAGTCACAGCCTGCTTGGTCCGTGGCTTTCGCGCAATGGCATCGAAATCCTGTTTGCGGTGCCCGGCATCGTGCTGGCGACCGTGTTCGTAACCTTTCCTTTTGTGGCACGTGAACTGATTCCGCTGATGGAAGAACAAGGCACCGGCGACGAGGAAGCGGCGATTTCATTGGGGGCAGATGGTTGGCAGGTGTTTCGCTATGTGACGCTGCCCAATATCAAATGGGGGCTGCTTTACGGCGTGCTGCTCTGCAATGCCCGCGCCATGGGCGAGTTTGGGGCAGTCTCGGTGGTTTCAGGCCATATTCGCGGTCTCACCAACACGATGCCGCTGCATGTGGAAATTCTCTATAATGAATATAATTTCGTTGGGGCTTTTGCGGTGGCATCGCTCTTGGCGTTTCTTGCGCTGGTGACGCTTGGCGTCAAGATGGTGCTGGAAGCGCGGTATCGTGACGAACTGGCTGTCGGAAACGGCCATTGATGAAAACAGACGCAGCTCTGGTGCGAGCAAGGAAAGGCCTGCTTAAAGCGCTCGTCACGTCTCTCGGACGCTACACAAGGACGCGTCTCAACTCTTTGATTCTGCGTATTGTGCTTTACAAAAATCGATTCCGATTTTAGCGCCGATGCGTTAGCCTGTTGGTAAATCGTTGCGCAAGTGACGGGGGAAAGGATTTGGAATGGAAGTTCGTGTGGCCAGCGTGCGCAAGGAGTTTGCGCGCTTTCCGGCTTTGCATAATGTTTCGCTGGATATCCGTTCCGGCGAGCTGATCGCGCTGCTCGGCCCTTCAGGTTCCGGCAAGACCACACTTTTGCGGTTGATTGCCGGGCTTGAAAGACCGACTGAAGGCGCGATTTTCTTTGGCGACGAAGACGCATCCTATAAAAGTGTGCAGGAGCGCAACGTCGGTTTCGTGTTCCAGCATTACGCGCTTTTCCGTCATATGAGCGTTGCCGACAATATCGGCTTTGGCCTCAAGGTGCGCCCGGAGAAAATCCGCCCGAAAAAGGCGGAGATCAGGCGTCGTGCCCTCGAACTGCTTGATCTGGTTCAGTTGAAGGGGCTGGAAAATCGCTATCCGGCGCAGCTCTCAGGTGGCCAGCGCCAGCGCGTGGCGCTTGCGCGCGCCATGGCGATTGAACCCAAGGTTCTGTTGCTTGATGAACCGTTTGGCGCGCTCGACGCGCTGGTGCGCAAGGAATTGCGCCGCTGGCTGCGCGCAATCCACGACAAGACCGGCCATACGACCGTCTTCGTGACCCATGATCAGGACGAGGCGCTCGAACTCGCTGACCGTGTGGTGGTGATGAGCCAGGGCCGCATCGAGCAGATCGGCACACCCGATGAGGTCTATGACGATCCCAATTCGCCTTTTGTCTACGGTTTTATAGGAGAATCGAGCACGCTTCCGGTGCGCGTCGAAAATGGCGCGGTCTGGCTCACCGACCGCAATATCGGATTGAGCGTGGATCAAACGCGAGACAAGGTCACGCGAGGTGAAGCGCAGCTCTTCTTCCGTCCGCATGATGTCGAACTGGTCGAGGGCAGCGGTGGCTGTATTGCAGGTACCGTGGTGACAAGCCGTCGTTCTGGCGGTAAGCGGCGGGTGGAGCTGGAAATCGGCGGCGCTCGCGAGCGCGTCGAGATCGAAATTCCTGCCGAACATCCGGCGACCGAAAAAAGCCGCATCGCGTTTCGTCCGCGCTACTTCAAGCTTTTTGCCGCCGATGAAGCAGATAAACACTCAGACGCGGCCTGAAAGCAGAGCCCTTGGTATTTTTCGGTTCTTGCGTCAACTTCGGCGTAAGGGCCGTTTTTATTTTTTGCCTGATGATTTTCGTGTTCTCTAATATTTATCCATCGTTATCGGCAGTGGTATTATTTATATTTTCAGTATGTTACGGTTGTAAAAAACCAACTTTGTCATAACACAAGATTTCGCCCCAAAAAGAATTGTGCGTTGCGATTCAAACGGTTTGAAGATCACCACAGTGTTATGTCGCAATTTGGTCAAATGGTGCCGACATTCAGGGAACCGATTATGGATACCGCCGTTTTCCTGCAATGAGCATGAACTAAAATCTGGTATCCACCGCCGCAATTCATTTACCTCTTCGGAAAGGCTGTTAAGGCAGATGCCGGAAACGACTTCTTCGCACTCCAGTTCGACCCCGACCAAGACTAAATCGCCAGAGCCGCAAAAACCTGTGGAACCGAACT from Brucella sp. BE17 encodes:
- a CDS encoding Lrp/AsnC ligand binding domain-containing protein; translated protein: MKPVFLQLQCAPGKTYEVADELYQREIVSELYSTSGEFDLLAKIYVAEGDDIGKFINENVLNIPNIVRSLTTLTFTAF
- the ccmA gene encoding heme ABC exporter ATP-binding protein CcmA; this translates as MQLVAENLAGERGGETIFAQLSFSLWRGEALVVTGPNGSGKSTLLRIICGLLPVEAGSIRLRDHGENLPIRAACHYLGHQNAMKPALSVRENLGFWQQFHGDQQYDITEALEAVDLSGVEELPFGYLSTGQKRRVSIAKLLVSHRPLWIVDEPTAGLDKASEARFAQLMLDHMGKGGMVIAATHIPLGLEGVNRVDMSDYPFEAA
- the ccmB gene encoding heme exporter protein CcmB, with amino-acid sequence MGALFIRDLRLSFRAGGGALIGILFFLAVISVMPFGVGPDLNLLARIGPAMLWIGALLATLLGLDRLFQADREDGSLDLLLIGAERHMLTLTVFMKCLAHWVASVLPLVVATPLLGLFMNMEPSGIGATALTLLVGTPAITFIGAVGAALAVALPRGGLLVSVIVLPLTIPVLIFGVSASYGATGDVEPFLAPFLILSALTLFFAVLGPLAASAVLKGSAD
- the cysT gene encoding sulfate ABC transporter permease subunit CysT, which translates into the protein MASLPAHGVARWHFKKPSVIPGFGLTFGFSVAYLTLLILIPLAALVLRSTDVGLSGFWRIITDERTLKALETSFGTAFIAAMVNVVFGVILAWVLVRYRFPGRRFVDAIVDIPFALPTAVAGIALASIYAPNGWIGSLLAPFGVRVAFTRLGIIVALIFIGLPFVVRTVQPIMEEISREVEEAAATLGASRLQTIFRVLLPSLQPAILTGFALAFARGVGEYGSVIFIAGNTPYVSEIAPLLIVIKLEEYDYAGATALAVVMLALSFAMLFVINLIQAWARRKYAHGA
- a CDS encoding response regulator, with the protein product MNDLEQRRILVVEDEIFVALDVAASVEDANGTVIGPVGSVRQALDLINTHKVDAAILDVDLIDGNVEPVLDRLKKANTFVVIHTGGGLPAKLAARYPGIPVFHKPIAPTVLTRTLASAFASVTDSRAAGSA
- a CDS encoding DsbE family thiol:disulfide interchange protein, translated to MSDKTQKPAGASRRTALIALLPLLIFVALAGVFTVQLLSGKDNSTIPSALIGKPAPQTDLSPVEGLLRDGVPVPGLNSDDFKGKLTLVNVWGSWCVPCRQEHPLLMQIAKDERIRVVGLNYKDEPENARRFLGDLGNPFAAVGSDRTGRSAIEWGVYGVPETFLVGPDGRILYKHVGPFTKQSVRDDLMPAVERAQQ
- a CDS encoding sulfate ABC transporter substrate-binding protein produces the protein MKRSRFSLTIASFVALASLAATVQASHADQTLLNVSYDPTRELYKDYNAAFAKHWKDETGETVTIRASHGGSGKQARSVIDGIKADVVTLALESDIDAIADLSGKIDKDWRKRLPNNSAPYTSTIVFLVRKGNPKGIKDWGDLVKDGVEVITPNPKTSGGARWNYLAAWAWAHKEYGGDEQKIKEYITELFRHVPVLDTGARGSTTTFVQRQLGDVLLAWENEAYLSVAEFGEDAFDIVAPPQSILAEPPVALVDKNAEENGTTKLAQAYLEYLYSPEGQALAAKHFYRPSKPDVIPADQQREFPALTLVTIDDPIFGGWAKAQPEHFGDGGTFDQLYKPGK
- the ilvD gene encoding dihydroxy-acid dehydratase, translating into MPAYRSRTTTHGRNMAGARGLWRATGMKDDDFGKPIIAVVNSFTQFVPGHVHLKDMGQLVAREIEAAGGVAKEFNTIAVDDGIAMGHDGMLYSLPSRELIADSVEYMVNAHCADAMVCISNCDKITPGMLMASLRLNIPVVFVSGGPMEAGKVVWDDEVKKLDLVDAMVAAADDHYSDDQVKAIERSACPTCGSCSGMFTANSMNCLTEALGLSLPGNGSTLATHADRKRLFVEAGHLVVDLARRYYEQDDASVLPRSIATFEAFENAMTLDIAMGGSTNTVLHLLAAAQEAEVDFTMADIDRLSRRVPVLCKVAPAIANVHMEDVHHAGGIMGILGQLEKAGLLTTTLPTVHSETLGKALDHWDVTRTTSDMVHKFYRAAPGGVPTQVAFSQERRFDSVDTDREKGVIRAKEHAFSQDGGLAVLYGNLAEDGCIVKTAGVDDSILKFSGPARIFESQDSAVLGILNGKIKAGDIVLIRYEGPRGGPGMQEMLYPTSYLKSKGLGKDCALITDGRFSGGSSGLSIGHVSPEAAEGGTIGLVREGDIIDIDIPNRKIHLAVDDATLAERRAEQDESGWKPVENRKRKVSTALKAYAAMATSAAKGAVRKLPD
- a CDS encoding heme ABC transporter permease, which produces MTKVTTKPTSWLDLANPTRFLAFASKVLPWLGLLSALFLAVGLYMVFLSPDDYQQGLTVRIMYIHVPFAWLSMMCYSIMALSALGTLVWRHPLADVSIRAAAPLGAMFTALALATGSLWGKPMWGTWWVWDARLTSVFVLFLMYLGIIALSRAFADPAKSAKPVAVLTLVGFINVPIIKFSVDWWNTLHQPASVFRMDGPTIDGSMLRPLFVMAIGFTLLFITLHIMAMRNEIWRRRVASMKKLAARSADRNRQPAGERL
- a CDS encoding DUF930 domain-containing protein, whose protein sequence is MKFIPALFSVFLLSLATVPVPVFAMNASMQAQLEKLDPETRLEQRCDVEAMERIAREHSNYDVDKALAYAFSDTVVKKNVLRADGAAFRSREHWYQLSYICKTDDAHIKVLSFEYKIGPEVPQSQWSKHYLVP
- the ccmD gene encoding heme exporter protein CcmD — its product is MNTHLGFVIIAYGVTVVALMITICWIIIDQRLLKRELQRLEAQGLRRRSAKPVSETA